From the genome of Vicia villosa cultivar HV-30 ecotype Madison, WI linkage group LG2, Vvil1.0, whole genome shotgun sequence, one region includes:
- the LOC131651639 gene encoding sphinganine C4-monooxygenase 1-like, which translates to MDFEISDEMLGTFAPLLVYWIYSGFYVVLGLFAEDYRLHTIQDEDEKNLVSKFDVVKGVLLQQAVQAVVATLLFAVTGSDTQSSTNENASILVLARQFVTAMLVMDTWQYFMHRYMHQNKFLYKHIHSLHHRLIVPYSFGALYNHPVEGLLNDTIGGALSFLLSGMSPRASIFFFSFATIKTVDDHCGLWLPGNLFHMFFNNNSAYHDVHHQLYGNKYNFSQPFFVMWDKILGTYMPYSLEKRASGGFESRPCKDFKAE; encoded by the exons ATGGATTTTGAGATTTCTGATGAGATGTTAGGGACTTTTGCTCCACTTTTAGTTTATTGGATTTATTCTggtttttatgttgttttggGGTTGTTTGCGGAGGATTATAGGTTACATACGATACAAGATGAGGATGAAAAGAATTTGGTGTCTAAGTTTGATGTTGTTAAAGGAGTTCTCCTTCAACAAGCTGTTCAAGCTGTGGTTGCAACCCTCTTATTTGCA GTGACAGGAAGTGATACCCAAAGTAGTACCAATGAGAATGCTTCTATTCTTGTTTTAGCAAGACAATTTGTTACTGCTATGTTGGTAATGGACACATGGCAATACTTTATGCACAGATACATGCATCAGAACAAGTTCCTATACAAACACATCCACTCTCTACATCACAGACTCATCGTACCCTATTCGTTCGGAGCTCTTTACAATCACCCCGTTGAGGGTCTTCTTAACGACACAATCGGTGGAGCTTTGTCTTTCCTCCTCTCTGGTATGAGTCCTCGAGCatccatcttcttcttctcctttgccACCATTAAAACTGTAGATGATCACTGCGGGTTATGGCTCCCCGGAAACCTGTTCCATATGTTTTTCAATAACAACTCTGCTTACCACGACGTACACCATCAACTCTACGGTAACAAGTACAACTTCTCCCAACCTTTCTTTGTTATGTGGGACAAAATATTGGGTACCTACATGCCATACTCGCTGGAGAAGAGGGCAAGTGGTGGTTTTGAATCTAGACCTTGTAAAGATTTCAAGGCTGAATGA